The following are from one region of the Halodesulfurarchaeum sp. HSR-GB genome:
- a CDS encoding site-2 protease family protein, with product MPPATPDRLPSPEAMRSVFRVYEVSEAEEGIHYYGDPLVDRERLVESVWPEFRAAGYEVRLERRLGEYVLVATPQGNDDGVPWTNVILAVATVFSTLLVGTQWYYVEDLFSPAILQALPFTLAVMGVLGTHELGHYVLSRYYDVPASLPYFIPFPSIIGTMGAVIKVKGRIPNRRALFDIGVAGPLAGLVATVVVTVIGLSLPPVQVPDWVMAAESTVEIQFNYPLLLQAIAAAMGQPLSYADPRLVVNPVVIGGWVGMFITFLNLIPVGQLDGGHLLRAMVGPAQERIAPLVPLSLFGLAGGLYLLTDAGQMVTVWVIWGFMAMLAAWIGSASPVVDTPLDRRRQLLGVATFVLGLLCFTPIPIEIIGL from the coding sequence ATGCCGCCGGCCACCCCGGACAGGCTCCCCTCGCCCGAGGCCATGCGCTCGGTCTTCCGCGTGTACGAAGTGAGCGAGGCCGAGGAGGGAATCCACTACTACGGCGACCCGCTGGTGGACCGGGAGCGACTCGTCGAGTCCGTCTGGCCCGAGTTTCGGGCGGCCGGCTACGAAGTCCGCCTGGAGCGCCGCCTGGGTGAGTACGTGCTCGTGGCGACCCCCCAGGGGAACGACGACGGTGTCCCCTGGACGAACGTGATCCTCGCGGTCGCGACCGTTTTCTCGACGCTGTTGGTCGGCACGCAGTGGTACTACGTCGAGGATCTGTTCTCGCCGGCGATCCTGCAGGCCCTCCCGTTCACGCTCGCGGTGATGGGCGTGCTGGGGACCCACGAACTCGGTCACTACGTGCTGAGCCGCTACTACGACGTGCCGGCTTCCCTCCCCTACTTCATCCCCTTCCCGTCGATCATCGGGACGATGGGCGCAGTGATCAAGGTCAAGGGCCGCATCCCGAATCGAAGGGCGCTCTTCGACATCGGGGTCGCCGGCCCACTGGCGGGCCTGGTCGCGACCGTCGTCGTGACCGTCATCGGACTGTCACTGCCACCGGTGCAGGTCCCCGACTGGGTTATGGCCGCGGAGTCGACCGTGGAGATACAGTTCAACTACCCGCTCCTGTTGCAGGCCATCGCCGCCGCGATGGGCCAGCCACTCTCCTATGCCGATCCCCGGCTGGTCGTCAACCCCGTCGTCATCGGCGGCTGGGTCGGGATGTTCATCACCTTCCTGAATCTCATTCCGGTGGGCCAACTGGACGGGGGCCATCTGTTGCGGGCGATGGTCGGGCCGGCCCAGGAGCGGATCGCCCCGCTTGTGCCCCTGTCGCTTTTCGGGCTGGCTGGTGGGCTCTACCTGCTGACCGACGCCGGCCAGATGGTCACGGTGTGGGTCATCTGGGGGTTCATGGCGATGCTCGCGGCTTGGATCGGCTCCGCGTCGCCGGTCGTCGACACGCCGCTCGATCGCCGGCGACAGCTTCTCGGGGTGGCAACCTTCGTCCTCGGGCTGCTCTGTTTCACGCCGATCCCGATCGAGATCATCGGCCTGTAG
- a CDS encoding PIN domain-containing protein, which translates to MAEDPGAFAKGTTLVENGEMQWLPTPVIAEVYYGVGTARSDTTSREVRNRMLGYPRVAVDAEIARTAGELLAAADDQAGGHAGVGPNDAYIAAMASVLDDAVLTANVEDFERLGVPVETY; encoded by the coding sequence ATGGCTGAAGATCCGGGCGCGTTTGCGAAGGGCACAACACTCGTCGAAAACGGGGAAATGCAATGGTTGCCGACGCCAGTTATCGCCGAGGTCTACTACGGTGTTGGGACAGCGCGAAGCGACACGACGAGTCGGGAGGTGCGCAATCGCATGCTGGGCTATCCACGGGTTGCAGTCGATGCGGAAATCGCTCGAACGGCCGGGGAGCTACTTGCGGCGGCTGACGATCAGGCCGGCGGCCACGCCGGCGTTGGTCCAAACGACGCGTACATCGCTGCGATGGCCTCGGTTCTTGACGACGCCGTCCTGACGGCGAACGTCGAGGACTTCGAACGACTGGGGGTCCCAGTCGAGACCTACTGA
- a CDS encoding antitoxin VapB family protein, which translates to MSTSLRVSEETKAILERLKREDETFDELLARLATNEQPINVGAWSEEQADRAREAVKRSRESFER; encoded by the coding sequence ATGAGCACGTCACTCCGGGTTTCCGAGGAGACGAAAGCCATCCTCGAACGGCTGAAACGGGAGGACGAAACCTTCGACGAACTGCTGGCACGGCTTGCAACGAACGAACAGCCGATCAACGTCGGTGCCTGGAGTGAGGAGCAGGCAGACCGCGCACGGGAGGCTGTGAAACGCTCCCGGGAGAGTTTCGAGCGATAA
- a CDS encoding PIN domain-containing protein: MMFLDSSVIIDMLEGVPAVVEYVEDRGQPYLTSTLCVFEVINGEVGFGATDVVAIRQEFGGVRALDLTEQIALEAGRMQSQLMDDGERMATRDLLIAATARSTGDELVVSDGDFETQLLADLMDVTYLGES; the protein is encoded by the coding sequence ATAATGTTCCTGGACTCCTCGGTCATCATCGACATGCTCGAAGGCGTTCCGGCGGTCGTCGAGTACGTCGAAGATCGCGGACAGCCCTACCTCACGTCCACACTGTGTGTGTTCGAGGTCATCAATGGCGAAGTCGGCTTCGGGGCCACGGATGTCGTCGCGATTCGCCAGGAGTTCGGTGGCGTTCGAGCGCTCGATCTCACCGAACAGATCGCCCTGGAGGCAGGCCGGATGCAGAGCCAGTTGATGGACGACGGGGAGCGCATGGCGACTCGGGACCTCTTGATTGCCGCGACAGCCCGATCGACGGGGGACGAACTCGTGGTCTCCGACGGGGATTTCGAAACCCAACTGCTTGCGGATCTGATGGACGTGACCTATCTGGGCGAATCGTAG